The genomic region agcagagcaaatgcaacacctcaccggtataattcaaagaacaaaggcaacaataaaagacaataaaagtttcttgaaagcctaaatttggttttggcagatctttttcaaattgtaaccacccagttacaaggttgagataggaaaccatactctattgacactttgacaacctttgtcattgatgccaaagggggagtagtggtatgagaaaataatcaggactcatctgctcagggggagttcacacattttggTTCACACATtatttggtaacatatttttggactacactttttgaattttctcatcagtattgccatcaatgtcaaagggggagattgttggtaaatgcacactccaatgagacattgtaggtgattgaaggttttatcattgattgcaaccttacaatcctatgtcaccggcaccagcaaagttagattctacaccggcacacagaccaccggcatcGACAGTGAAAacaagcatactggcacagaagccaataggaattttgttgttaatatattttgtttattattgtaaaatcattttaagctgacttggcaacattgtaaaatgactcatatatataagagatcattgtagaacatttgcaATGACaagaaggaatgtaattaggcgaaaaaAGGCAGACCTATAATGCGaactataggttaagggtttatgtaagaagcagagcagaaaccggtactggatctggcattatagatgctattttgaagcaatacaagacactggatttatataatccattttgtaagttagtgagacttcctattttgtaattgagcagtgagctctaggcacttggccttcctgcatgtgcaagcccctcttgtagcagtaatattctcttattggccagtaagtgaatattgtgggtcacaaatcccactgaggtttttcccacactggatttcctcattaaaatattatgttatggtgtatttttcatgtggttgtttttatctctgtttattggattgttttctatttaccggtacacagtattaatatgctctacatgttttaatttGAAAGTAGAGAGCAGAAAGTTTGCTACAGCAAACAGAAAACACAAAACAGATTGTATCGACTTCAATAGATAATAAGAAAACATTGCACACACCTCTAATAAATAGAGGTTTAGACAAAATCCAAAAACTTCCAGAACAACAATGAAGGGAAGAGAGGAGCCGAAAAAAGCTAATTAGAAAGGAATAGTGAGAAAAATACAGAGGAATTCGCAGACTATATTCTGTCTAACAGACAGAATAGTGCAGAAATTAGTGACATTCTTACAACATATCCTGCATCTTTGCTGTCATTTTTCCATAGGCTGTCTCTCGTTCTCTTTGCTCTCGTTATGCCGATAAACTAATCTTGTATTAATTGACAGGCAAAAGTTGAAAATTCTAACGATTATAGGAAATATTatgagaaaaataacaagtgtaAGAAAATTTAGTAATTTTGACATGTGTTTTACATGCAGTTGTtcgagtcatacttactatatttagcaaGTTGTCTTAAATAAGACTCTGTAATTGGGTTGATTTAGGCTGCTCGAAGTCATATATTGATATATACTATTGAGATTGTTTTAACTCTATAATTCCTGAGAATCAATAGGAAAGACAAAATTTGCCTGCTGTTTTTAACTGGTATGTTTTGACCAGATTTTTCCACTTAAATCTGTGGGTTATGTgttattgttcttctttgcaaattttctACACTTGTTCGTAACTCTGTAGGTTATGTgttattgttcttctttgcaaattatctacacttgttatttttctcacaaaTATATGTATTAACTCTGTTATGTAAGTTGCAGGATCTCACGAGCAATGACGAATTTAAATCTCGCTGTCCAGCTGGAGGATTTGATTTTGACAAGAGCTAGTTATTTTAAATTTTAGTACGTTTTAAATTATAGTAAGTTGTCTGATTTGATTTATTGGAGAGTTACCCTTGTGGGGAGGACTTGCATTAATGTTAACTTGCCCATGTATTGTTTGTGTGATCTATTATGATTTGCTGTTCATCATGAATCACTGAGTGttttaaaaaatatacaaaattgaattaaaaaatatttacaatcAATTTAATGGATTTAAAAAACTTGTCACTGCTATCAATAAGCCAACTGTTTGGTGATGAAAAAACTATAAACTATTTTACACTGAGTGCAGCAGATGCTCAGTTAAAAATCCAATGTTATTTTCCACTTTATAGATGTCCAATTTTACAGAAGCTAATAATATTAAATGGTCACAAAGAAcacatttatttataaatattttctttatagaaGATAATATAAATGGCCACAAAGAACACCCTGTTCTTAAAAAGACCTCAACCCTGTGCCCAGAAACTTCTGAGAGTCTTATCTGGAGGATCTTTATAATTGTCCAAggaagaaaacacacaaaaaaaccATAAGGAAGCTAGCTGTTTACTCCATGGCAATACAAAATGAAAATCTAATAAAAGGTACATCACAGGATGCCTGAAATATATAACCACACATCCTCTATATCCAACTACAAATTGACGTTATTTCGCTGCAGATTGGTAAAGCTGCTTGTACTGTCAAATCCAGGGACAAAACCAAACCCAAATGCATCTGAGTGTGAATGATATTGGGTAGAGTTTGTTAAGCCCTGTATGCCATAAGAAATATCACTTAGGAATCCATGAGAATTCTGCTGAATCAGAGTTGTTAATGGGGATGAAAATTTATACACTGCACTATGCAATTCATCATTCTCAACTGAAGATATATTGTAAGATGCTGTGTTGAGGTTGGGCTTTGTTGGTGTAATAACATGTTGCAAAACAAGACCATTTCTCAGCATGGTGAACTCATCTGGGCAAGGATTTTGCCCATCTGGTTCAGCTTTGCAATGATATTCCAACTGAGAATTGAGGTTGTTAGGCTGCAGATTGGTAGAGCAGCTTACACTGTCAAAGATGTAATTGGATTCAAGACCAGGGACAAAACCAAACCCAAATGAGTCTGAGTGTGGATGATATTGGTTAGACGTTGTTAATCCCTGCATGCTGTCAGAAATCTCAGTTAGGAATCCATGAGAATTCTGCTGAACCAGAGTTGTTAATGGGGGTGAAAATTTATATACTGCACTATGTAATTCATCATTCTCAACTGAAGATATAGTGTAAGACGCTGTGTTGAGATTGCACTTTGTTGGTGCAATGACATGTTGTAAAACATGACCATTTCTCGGCTTGGTGGACTCATCTGGGCAAGGATTTCGCCCACCTGATTCGCCTTTGCATGGATTTTGTAACATTTTGGGCTCTGCTGAACCAAGGATCGAATCTCTTTGCATGCTTAGCCTATCAGGCtgaaaattgaagttggtagaacaCTTTGAATCAATTTCATCCTTGGTCGAGTCCCCAATACTATTAGTATTGGGAGAGGGCGTATCTTTGAGCTTTGACTTGTGGGTATTGAGGTGTACACCTTTGCGACCCGATTTCTTGCTCAGATGAATATTCCAAAAGTTTTTAACATCATTGTCTGATCTTCCTGGTACACGGGCAGCAATCAACGACCACCTGCACCAACCTTCCTTTCTTTACTTATCATTTCATTCATCAAAGACATAAAAGTCTAATATATATAGATATTAAGCGCTTAAAGAGAGATCAATTCCAACCtatttccaagcagtttgtgaagCCTTATAATGAGGTCTGCTTCGTCTGGAGTAATATGGCCTCGCTTCACATTTGGGCGAAGGTAATTCATCCAACGTAACCTGCAACTCTTTCCGCATCTCTTCAAACCTGATAAACGTGATAAATGGCCGTTAATCCCCTTGGGGGAATATTTAGACCACAGTGAATTCAcagacatttttttttttcaaaggtaTTATAAATGGATATCGAGCTTGGAATACAAATATATCACAGCTGATGCTAACTAATATTATAAACACTCATGATACCAACAAAAAATAAGAAATCAAATACAGAATAAATGTAAAAAGGTAAATTCAGCATATAGTATAATAAAATTTGCATTATATGAAAGGAGAGATTTCTATTGTATTGTGATCTCaaatgtcatgtctaattaaacaTGACTATTCAGATCTTGCTTTCCTTCTAGATGATAGATCACTAAGTATATGATAAAAAATGTCATGTTCAATTCAGCATGACTTTCAGATCACATTCAATGGTAGTGATGGATTACTGAATGCAATTCGAAATAGCATTTTCAACCAACTATGAGTTTCAGATCACACCTAATGATCACTATCTTCTTCcataaataaaagaatgtgatccaaaacataatatttaattaaaacatataaaaaataaaactaaatactatTATACACTATTTCACACTGTAGAAAACTCAGATTAACTAAtatctattttttttataaataagaaATCTTTGAACCATAACATTTGGATTAtggaaatctcatagcattaatgAATAACCATGGCAACAAATTGTTTGCAAAGCAAAAGGATTGTACCAGCTTTGGAGGCCAGAGTACTCCAACGTCCTGCACCATTTGCTTCAACGTATGTTTTCAAAAGCAGATCTTCTTCAGGTTGCCAAGCCCCTCGGTTAAGCCCATCCACACTATTTTTCTTCTCTGCCATTATTCTGGATCTTTTTCTTATTTCCAGGCTTCTCCTTTTGTATTTCTCATTAACCAACTGCTGAATTTATAGCCAATTTTGCTGCAAGAATTTTCGTGATGAATGTTTGGTAAGAATTTGATTTGTGGATGACATGCACGGGCGACAAAAGCTTGTTTAAAAGGGCCGTATCATTTCCAATTAAATATTCTCTTTTTGTCAATCATAGACCTCAGGGTGATGGGCAGTCGCTATTATAATCTCGGATTCCTTGTGCACATATCCAAAGCATACGTTTTAACTTTGGATGTTTTCGCGTGTACTGCTattgattgaaataaatgattatGCCAGCGATCCTGAAATAGACGTTTGTCGTACCAAGATTGAAATGAACCCAGAAAAGATTATCAAATTCCAAACGATTGGAAAAAGATGAGAAAAATGTGAACTACTTTAGAGTAAAAAAGACATGGTACACGAGTTCCAAGCTGATGCGACTTAATCAGATTATTTTCACCAAAATCCTCAATGACTTTAATGCATTTTGATACCAATTTCCGAGCAGTGTCTAAAGTGAATGGACCCGCGGTCAACACTTTGTTCAGCTTTATGTTCTTGGGCAAATAAAAAGGCCAACAAATCATCATTATGTTTGTTGCCGTATTTTTGAATGAAATCAagttaattgattttatttatttagagGAGATGGGAGAGAGGGTCCATTAGTGCACGGGGGTCTTGTAGTGGATATAGGATTGATCAAAATGGGTTCTCGAGGAAAACATTTAGTTAACCATTACACATTTAATTTATATCAAAaagtaattaaatataaattaaataatgtttagagtatttttgttttgtagttgaTTTTATTTGTACAAAAAAGTCGTAGTTGTTAAAATTTTATATATCAAAGAATATTAGATTTGTTTGTGATAAAGCGATTCAAGTTTTGATAAAATTGATTCGATTGATTTTATTTGTTTTCGAGGAGATGGGGGAGAGAGTTCACTAGTGGAACGAGGTCTTATAGTGGATATAGGAGTTGATCAAAATGGGTCATTCAGTGGAGCATTTAGTTAACATTACATATTCAAATTATACCAAAAGTAATTAAATACAAACCAAATAGTATTCATCTAGTATTATTGttttatgattattattttttttgtatgaAAATGGTGGCGGTTATAAAAGTCTTACACGTGAAAGAATATTATATTTGCTTCTAAAaaaattcattcacattgcatgcTACTAAGATTTCTAGAGTTCCAATAAGTTTTTGCACATACATTTAAACATTGAACTTAAATACTCTCACCTACATATTCTAGGTGTACCCATTATAAAGTTTTATGATTAATAAAATAATTGTTTTGTCAACATTAAACAAGCCCATCTATCTCATTGCGATCAAATACAAACCATAGTATACTTTAGAATTTCAAATATGAAATCATGTTTAAATAAAAAGAAAGGCCATGTTCCCATTGATCAAACTCAAACACCTAGTTGCCAGTGACTTCCTCTTTTAATACCAACATGTAACACACTCAAAGGTTGAAGACTAACCTATGAAGTAGTCAAAACAAGAGGACAAAAAATAAACAATTTAGACCATACAACAATTCAACCAAATCAATCAACTCTTAAATAAATGATGAAACAAAATTCTCCAAACCTTGCAAGAAACATAATTGATGCTCAAAGGCTCATGAATTAAGACAAGAGAAAAAAAAATAAGACTTCATATGAAACAATCATTGAAGACTTCattaatattatcaaaattaaaatagGTATAACATTCATTGAATACACTAGTTTATCTCATTTTAAGCCATCGCCAATTTTATTTTGTATCTTGTTGTTTTCTTTCTCTCCTATTTAATATTTTAGTGGTGGCACTAGTATAAGAAGAGGAGGTAATAACTGAAGATTAACAATACAACTTACAAGGTATATGCCTAGTTTTTATATGAGACATTAATGATTTAGCTAGTGTGTTGTAAATACATATATGAGGTTTATAGTTGAAAGGTTGTATCATATACTATAAGTACATATTTGGGGCATTTAGATATATTATTAATGCTATATCGTCTGAAATGTTAACATTTTCTAAGGTGTTGGCCATAATTGGTTAAATCATTGAGTTCTCAATATCGATGCCTAAGTTCAAATCCCAACCAGACATCTAGTATGGAGTTCCAAGTTTTGACTTTTGGTATTCCATAATTGGCTTCTAATATCAAGTAGTTTTTTTAATAAGTAGATTTTAAGTTGATTTTTGGTCTCTCGTAAGTGATTTCTAGTGTGATTTATTGAAAGGAGTTGATATTTGTTGTATGGTTGTACTAACAAGAGCTTGTATTGGTCTCGTGTGTGATGCTCATGTATGAGAAAAATCTTAATAAATAATTAGCAATCTATTAAAATGTCAATGCCCATCTCTTCTATATGATGTAAATGTTGTTTTGCAAATGTCTATATGTTTTGTAGGATGTAATGTTGTAGCCACCataatataaatgtatatatgggGTATTAGTTAAATTTTTAATACTTTTATGTTCTATAGGATGTAAATTTTGTAGCCAATGTATTATATTTACTTATATGGGGTTTTAGATATATCATTAAAACCTctcttatatttttttattattcatttCATATATGTGATGTAAATGTTATTCGATAAATTTCTATATGTTGCATATCTCACACCTTTTGGTGTAAACTACTAATATCTATCTATGTTGTAGgatttaaatatttttgtttatgCTAGATTTGGAAACCAAAATTAATGTAAAACCTAAAGGAATCAACTACTAAAACACTAGTCCTAAAATAGCATC from Cryptomeria japonica chromosome 3, Sugi_1.0, whole genome shotgun sequence harbors:
- the LOC131064320 gene encoding transcription factor MYB106 encodes the protein MAEKKNSVDGLNRGAWQPEEDLLLKTYVEANGAGRWSTLASKAGLKRCGKSCRLRWMNYLRPNVKRGHITPDEADLIIRLHKLLGNRWSLIAARVPGRSDNDVKNFWNIHLSKKSGRKGVHLNTHKSKLKDTPSPNTNSIGDSTKDEIDSKCSTNFNFQPDRLSMQRDSILGSAEPKMLQNPCKGESGGRNPCPDESTKPRNGHVLQHVIAPTKCNLNTASYTISSVENDELHSAVYKFSPPLTTLVQQNSHGFLTEISDSMQGLTTSNQYHPHSDSFGFGFVPGLESNYIFDSVSCSTNLQPNNLNSQLEYHCKAEPDGQNPCPDEFTMLRNGLVLQHVITPTKPNLNTASYNISSVENDELHSAVYKFSSPLTTLIQQNSHGFLSDISYGIQGLTNSTQYHSHSDAFGFGFVPGFDSTSSFTNLQRNNVNL